A window from Enterocloster bolteae encodes these proteins:
- a CDS encoding MalY/PatB family protein, with protein MKYNFDEPVDRSRNFSAKYDECARKFGREGLIPMWIADMDLKTAQPIMDAMEERNKQGIFGYTTRPASYYEAVCRWQKDRNGYDFDKSLAAFALGVIPAICTIVREFTEPGQEVMYFTPVYSEFHDSVVNSGRTPLTVSLKEQDGYYEIDYEAFEEAAKRRPGLLIMCNPHNPVGRSWTREELEKVGDICVRYQIPIISDEIHSDLMLYGHRHTVMAGVSGEIADITITCTSATKTFNLAGLQAATLFFPNHEMKDRYEKFWFGMDVHRNNCFSLVAVETAFREGGEWLEQLLDYLEGNIDYTWDYLKKNIPEIHFLKPESTYLLWLDCRELGLSGDELQTFMVQDAGLALNDGRGFGPEGGGYMRMNIACPRATIERALGQLKAAVDRKMGR; from the coding sequence TTGAAATATAATTTTGATGAACCCGTGGACCGCAGCCGTAATTTTTCTGCAAAGTATGATGAATGCGCCAGAAAATTCGGCAGGGAGGGCCTGATTCCCATGTGGATTGCAGATATGGATTTGAAAACTGCCCAACCCATCATGGACGCCATGGAGGAGAGAAACAAACAGGGGATATTCGGCTACACCACGCGGCCTGCTTCCTACTATGAAGCTGTGTGCCGGTGGCAGAAGGACCGCAACGGTTATGACTTTGACAAAAGCCTGGCAGCGTTTGCCCTGGGCGTCATTCCGGCTATCTGCACCATTGTGCGCGAGTTTACGGAGCCGGGCCAGGAGGTGATGTATTTTACTCCGGTCTACTCTGAATTCCATGATTCCGTTGTCAACAGCGGCAGGACTCCGCTGACTGTTTCACTTAAGGAGCAGGACGGGTATTATGAAATTGATTATGAGGCTTTTGAGGAAGCCGCAAAGCGCAGGCCCGGCCTTTTAATCATGTGCAATCCGCACAACCCGGTGGGGCGCTCCTGGACAAGGGAGGAGCTGGAAAAGGTAGGGGACATATGCGTCCGATACCAGATACCCATTATTTCCGATGAGATTCATTCCGACCTGATGCTATATGGACACCGCCATACTGTTATGGCAGGTGTTTCCGGAGAAATTGCTGATATTACCATCACCTGCACCTCGGCTACCAAGACATTTAACCTGGCAGGACTTCAGGCAGCTACCCTGTTCTTCCCAAATCATGAGATGAAGGATAGATATGAGAAATTCTGGTTCGGCATGGATGTACACCGCAATAATTGTTTTAGTCTGGTGGCTGTGGAAACCGCATTCCGGGAAGGCGGGGAATGGCTGGAGCAGCTTCTGGATTACCTGGAGGGGAATATTGACTATACATGGGATTACCTGAAGAAAAATATACCGGAAATTCATTTTCTTAAGCCGGAGAGCACGTATCTGCTGTGGCTGGACTGCCGGGAGCTGGGGCTTTCAGGGGATGAGCTTCAGACATTTATGGTGCAGGATGCAGGACTGGCCTTAAACGACGGACGGGGATTCGGACCGGAGGGCGGCGGCTACATGCGCATGAACATTGCGTGTCCGAGGGCGACCATTGAAAGGGCATTGGGACAGTTAAAGGCAGCCGTGGACAGGAAGATGGGACGGTAA
- a CDS encoding M24 family metallopeptidase, whose translation MKYEKVVIKPKERRIKSMLRERGLDGAIVSSPENFHYVTGFAGHQHTVSRQPGFALAVMSSDDKTATQLTTMDYEELTFEKRVREQKERLGEEASEFVVRPYDTWVGVKTWDEITGAAKTVDKQSMESSFDMLKKMVRDMDLAHKKLGVELAYLNVPYFRQLQETFPEAEFVDISSMFVLARSVKAEDEIQMFRTLCRIADEGFYQVSRMVRPGVREREMADCFRQSVIATGFCVPSSWSMFSTGPSGARLTLPEDGIIESTHVVKYDAGVNAEFDFYTTDTSRAWVMKDAAPELFRLKDRLYEGQRRMIAAARPGLPVCELFRTAYEYVKEQYPCYRRGHCGHSISLGPATAEEPYINASAERLLEPGMVLAMEVPCYIRGVNGFNIEDMVLITEDGSEVLTPKTPHYL comes from the coding sequence ATGAAATATGAGAAGGTAGTCATAAAACCAAAGGAGCGCCGGATTAAGTCAATGCTCCGGGAAAGGGGCCTGGATGGCGCTATCGTGTCATCGCCGGAAAATTTCCACTATGTGACAGGGTTTGCAGGACACCAGCACACGGTTTCAAGACAGCCTGGTTTTGCTCTGGCAGTCATGTCCTCGGATGACAAGACTGCCACCCAGCTTACCACCATGGACTATGAGGAACTCACGTTTGAAAAGCGGGTGAGGGAACAGAAGGAAAGACTGGGAGAGGAGGCTTCGGAGTTTGTGGTTCGTCCCTATGATACCTGGGTGGGAGTAAAGACCTGGGACGAAATCACAGGGGCTGCCAAAACAGTCGATAAACAATCCATGGAATCCTCCTTTGACATGCTGAAGAAAATGGTACGGGACATGGACCTGGCCCATAAGAAGCTGGGAGTGGAGCTTGCGTATCTGAATGTACCCTATTTCCGGCAGCTTCAGGAGACGTTTCCGGAAGCCGAATTTGTGGATATATCGTCCATGTTTGTACTGGCCAGAAGCGTGAAAGCGGAGGATGAGATACAGATGTTCCGCACCCTGTGCCGGATTGCGGATGAAGGCTTTTACCAGGTGAGCCGGATGGTGCGGCCGGGGGTGAGAGAAAGAGAGATGGCGGACTGTTTCAGACAGTCAGTCATTGCAACGGGTTTCTGTGTACCCAGCTCATGGTCTATGTTTTCCACAGGCCCTTCGGGAGCCAGGCTCACGCTCCCGGAGGACGGAATCATAGAGAGCACCCATGTGGTCAAATATGATGCCGGGGTTAATGCGGAGTTTGATTTTTATACCACGGATACTTCCCGGGCATGGGTTATGAAGGATGCCGCCCCGGAGCTGTTCCGGCTGAAGGACCGCCTGTATGAGGGACAGAGAAGGATGATTGCAGCCGCAAGGCCGGGGCTTCCTGTCTGTGAATTGTTCCGGACTGCCTATGAATATGTAAAAGAGCAGTATCCCTGTTACAGAAGAGGCCACTGCGGCCACAGCATCAGCCTGGGTCCTGCCACGGCAGAGGAGCCGTATATCAATGCTTCCGCAGAACGGCTTTTGGAACCAGGCATGGTCCTGGCTATGGAGGTGCCCTGTTATATACGGGGAGTCAATGGATTTAATATTGAGGATATGGTGCTGATAACGGAGGACGGCAGTGAGGTGCTGACACCAAAGACCCCTCATTATCTGTAG
- a CDS encoding CorA family divalent cation transporter gives MKYHWNDHSKDDPDAGVSAGQSHPVEILTMEEFRTACPDIYRRIFSGSGLNHIRFCKADVFRAAVAGTFAIPSKEDPSKEKQVFGYCLTGEKLIFMDDSGYVRGLLDEMQDYQMTDVTSPSLQLFDVMEYLLKEDVIFLQQYEDRLTRLEEGLLKRESEEFDVRILAARKDLSALSVYYEQLSDMGETLQQDAAERGNERDSLLFGLFSDKAGRLYATVQMMKEYSMQLREMHQTQVDIRQNEIMKFLTIVTTVFMPLSLIAGWYGMNFINMPELGFPYGYAVICILCLLIVAVEIWFFKRKKWF, from the coding sequence ATGAAATACCATTGGAATGATCACAGCAAGGATGACCCGGATGCCGGTGTATCCGCCGGGCAGTCCCATCCGGTTGAAATCCTTACCATGGAAGAGTTTCGGACCGCCTGCCCGGATATTTACCGGAGAATATTTTCCGGCAGCGGTCTGAACCATATACGGTTCTGCAAGGCAGATGTGTTTAGAGCAGCGGTGGCAGGCACATTTGCCATTCCTTCCAAGGAGGACCCGTCAAAGGAAAAGCAGGTATTCGGCTATTGCCTTACCGGGGAAAAGCTGATCTTTATGGATGACAGCGGTTATGTAAGGGGGCTTCTGGATGAGATGCAGGATTACCAGATGACAGATGTAACATCTCCTTCCCTGCAGCTTTTTGATGTGATGGAATATCTGCTGAAGGAGGATGTGATTTTTCTCCAGCAGTACGAGGACCGCCTGACACGCCTGGAGGAAGGACTGCTTAAGAGGGAGTCAGAGGAATTTGACGTGAGAATCCTGGCAGCCAGGAAGGATTTGTCCGCATTGAGCGTTTACTATGAACAGCTCTCCGACATGGGGGAAACCCTGCAGCAGGATGCGGCCGAGAGAGGGAATGAAAGGGACAGCCTGCTGTTCGGCCTGTTTTCCGATAAGGCGGGGCGCCTTTATGCCACGGTGCAGATGATGAAGGAGTATTCCATGCAGCTGCGTGAAATGCACCAGACCCAGGTGGACATACGCCAGAATGAAATCATGAAATTCCTCACCATTGTGACCACTGTATTCATGCCCCTTTCCCTGATCGCGGGATGGTACGGCATGAATTTTATCAATATGCCGGAGCTGGGCTTTCCCTATGGCTACGCAGTGATCTGCATTCTCTGCCTGCTGATTGTGGCAGTGGAAATATGGTTCTTTAAGAGGAAAAAGTGGTTTTAG